In Astyanax mexicanus isolate ESR-SI-001 chromosome 17, AstMex3_surface, whole genome shotgun sequence, a single window of DNA contains:
- the arhgap24 gene encoding rho GTPase-activating protein 24 isoform X7, translating into MLVEQCVDFIRQWGLQEEGLFRLPGQANLVKELQDAFDCGEKPSFNSSTDVHTVASLLKLYLRELPEPVIPFCKYDEFLACTKLLSKDQDSGMKELRRQVESLPLVNYNLLKYICRFLDEVQSYSGVNKMSVQNLATVFGPNILRPKVEDPVAIMEGAVLVQQLMAVLIGQHSVIFPPDEDSSPGTVELCNNNNPSKRPTAGQLQNKENNNTTTVRHCTWETPDSPTRATLDNGSPRSGSPRNGPTAPRFEFEVTRSPPLMVKKNPALSKGSKGIVTNGSFSSSSSSSAEAGQEKCQNQALTSTGTLQARRTKMGVQNGGVRMGVSSTDVVNGTVIGRSNGLWSPPGCVTLREEKGRDGCEQQNRLSTYDNVQVQQMTSGQPCLSSSSCEDKQSVDSATWSTSSCEISLPENSASCRSSTTTCPEQDFYTGAFEDPLLDGAGQEERRDTNGGVGGGRSSRGTSSSENSEAAFPLSNGANSHSALHSLVGSLKQEMMKQKSEYEARIKSLEHRNVELEAEMVTLRDELEQERKKFTMVEIKLRNAERAKDDAEKRNEMLQKEMEQFFSTFGDLTTDPRRPDRANTIWIQ; encoded by the exons ATGCTGGTGGAGCAGTGTGTGGACTTCATCAGGCAGTGGGGTCTACAGGAGGAGGGGCTATTCCGCCTGCCAGGCCAGGCCAACCTGGTTAAGGAGCTGCAGGATGCCTTTGACTGCGGAGAGAAACCTTCTTTCAACAG TAGTACAGATGTACACACTGTAGCATCTCTGCTGAAGCTGTACCTGCGAGAGCTTCCTGAGCCTGTGATCCCCTTCTGCAAATATGACGAGTTCCTGGCCTGCACCAAACTCCTCAGCAAGGACCAGGACTCG ggaATGAAGGAATTAAGAAGACAAGTAGAAAGCCTACCTCTGGTGAATTATAACCTGCTGAAATACATATGCAG GTTCCTGGATGAAGTGCAGTCGTATTCAGGAGTGAATAAAATGAGTGTGCAGAACTTGGCCACGGTCTTCGGGCCAAATATTCTGAGACCCAAAGTGGAGGATCCAGTGGCAATAATGGAGG GTGCGGTTCTGGTGCAGCAGTTGATGGCGGTCCTCATCGGTCAGCACAGCGTGATCTTCCCACCGGACGAGGACAGCAGTCCCGGTACTGTGGAGCTCTGTAACAACAACAACCCCTCCAAAAGGCCCACCGCCGGCCAGCTCCAGAACAAAGAGAACAACAACACCACCACTGTCCGCCACTGCACCTGGGAGACCCCCGACTCACCCACCCGCGCCACCCTGGACAACGGATCCCCCCGCTCAGGAAGCCCCCGGAACGGACCCACTGCACCACGCTTCGAG TTTGAGGTGACGCGCAGTCCTCCTCTGATGGTGAAGAAGAACCCAGCACTCAGTAAAGGCAGTAAGGGCATCGTCACCAACGGCTccttcagctcctcctcctcgtcctcggCCGAGGCCGGCCAGGAGAAGTGTCAGAACCAGGCGCTCACCAGCACGGGCACACTACAAGCCCGCCGCACCAAGATGGGCGTGCAGAACGGGGGTGTGCGGATGGGCGTGTCCAGCACCGACGTGGTGAACGGGACTGTGATCGGGCGCAGTAACGGACTTTGGTCTCCGCCTGGTTGCGTAACACTGCGTGAGGAAAAGGGGCGGGACGGCTGCGAGCAGCAGAACCGCTTGTCCACCTACGATAACGTTCAGGTCCAGCAGATGACCTCTGGCCAGCCGTGTCTCAGCAGTAGCAGCTGTGAGGACAAGCAGAGCGTGGACAGCGCCACCTGGTCAACGTCATCCTGCGAAATCTCACTACCCGAAAACTCCGCCTCCTGCCGGTCCTCCACCACCACCTGCCCAGAGCAGGACTTCTACACCGGAGCCTTTGAGGACCCGCTGCTGGAcggggcggggcaggaggaacGGCGGGACACTAATGGAGGAGTAGGGGGAGGGCGGAGCAGCAGGGGGACGAGTAGCAGTGAGAACAGCGAGGCGGCGTTTCCTCTGAGTAATGGAGCGAACAGCCACAGCGCCCTCCACAGTCTGGTGGGCAGCTTGAAGCAGGAGATGATGAAACAGAAAAGCGAATACGAGGCCAGGATTAAAAG TCTGGAGCATCGTAACGTAGAGCTGGAGGCGGAGATGGTGACGCTGCGGGACGAGTTGGAGCAGGAGAGGAAGAAGTTCACCATGGTGGAGATCAAACTACGCAACGCAGAACGGGCCAAAGACGACGCCGAGAAACGCAATGAAATGCTGCAGAAGGAGATGGAGCAGTTCTTCTCTACCTTTGGAGATCTGACCACTGACCCTCGCCGGCCAGACCGAGCCAATACCATCTGGATCCAGTGA